The Zerene cesonia ecotype Mississippi chromosome 14, Zerene_cesonia_1.1, whole genome shotgun sequence genome window below encodes:
- the LOC119831796 gene encoding E3 SUMO-protein ligase PIAS2 isoform X1 yields the protein MVKTRSSARVVNAAQSAPATNGNSSEIRTKNKVYSRNNQGIQSGATGTNSQGKDPLAPALQGSRNMYQHPVVSGYSIVNNPQDSRSQTLPVTGHQNPMYASSMYHGYGGSGGATLAPMPSPSPSAQIPPPFPVHPDVKFKKLPFYDVLAELMKPSTMMPMQAGRMQEGTFIFHLTPQQATEIASGKDVVGTSNKLDYVIQAQLRFCLLETSCEQEDYFPPSVNVKVNNKMCPLPNPIPTNKPTPEPKRPPRPVNISSLVKLSPTVANTIHVSWAADFTRAYVLSVFMVKKLTSAELLQRLKNKGTKNPDYTRSLIKEKLSEDYDSEIATTSLRVSLMCPLGKMRMSCPCRPANCPHLQCFDASLFLQMNERKPTWLCPVCDRPAPYDSLVVDGYFQEVLTSPRLAGDCNEIQLHADGSWSAHAPPPRVPQVAPAAEPVTLIPDDLEVIPLDSNGAKKAAVGENRTPKSTEVLVDLTSDSEDELPLKRKTPAPKSSPAAPVTPKEESYSSNAAEAVSSSGYRSPSGACGVISLDSPSPPAPPSPRASLAHAAHPPHAAHPPHPAHPTHPPDEPDKQTEHCTSNSASEENETSPSHWAPYADSARDSHDYRRY from the exons ATGGTTAAAACACGGTCTTCAGCGAGGGTAGTCAACGCTGCCCAGAGTGCACCAGCCACAAATGGAAACTCCTCTGAAATAAGAACCAAAAATAAGGTCTATTCTAG GAACAACCAGGGGATACAGTCTGGTGCAACGGGCACAAACTCCCAAGGCAAAGATCCACTGGCGCCCGCGCTCCAGGGCTCCCGCAACATGTACCAACACCCAGTGGTCAGTGGGTACAGTATAGTCAATAATCCACAGGATTCCAGGTCACAGACACTACCAGTCACG GGCCACCAGAACCCGATGTACGCGAGTAGCATGTACCACGGGTACGGTGGGTCGGGTGGCGCCACCCTTGCACCGATGCCCTCCCCCTCGCCCTCCGCGCAGATACCGCCGCCCTTCCCTGTGCATCCGGATGTTAAGTTCAAGAA GCTACCATTCTATGATGTGTTGGCGGAACTCATGAAGCCCTCTACCATGATGCCGATGCAGGCGGGTCGTATGCAAGAAGGCACCTTCATATTCCACCTCACACCACAACAAGCCACCGAAATCGCTTCAGGGAAAGACGTCGTTGGAACTAGTAATAAACTGGATTATGTTATTCag gCGCAGCTACGATTTTGCCTATTAGAAACTTCATGTGAACAAGAAGATTACTTCCCACCTAGTGTTAATGttaaagtaaacaataaaatgtgtcCACTACca AATCCAATCCCCACGAACAAACCCACACCAGAACCAAAGCGACCTCCCCGGCCAGTCAATATCTCGTCTCTCGTCAAACTGTCACCAACTGTAGCGAACACGATACACGTGTCGTGGGCGGCTGACTTCACGAGAGCTTATGTACTCAGCGTGTTTATGGTTAAGAAGCTAACGTCAGCAGAATTGTTGCAGCGGTTAAAGAATAAGGGGACAAAGAATCCAGATTACACTAGATCACTCA TCAAAGAGAAGCTTTCGGAGGACTACGACAGCGAGATAGCGACGACGTCCCTCCGCGTCTCGCTGATGTGTCCGCTGGGCAAGATGCGCATGTCGTGCCCGTGCCGGCCCGCGAACTGCCCGCACCTGCAGTGCTTCGACGCGTCGCTGTTCCTGCAGATGAACGAGAGGAAACCCACGTGGCTGTGCCCCGTGTGCGACCGCCCGGCGCCTTATGATTCCCTGGTAGTAGATGG GTACTTCCAAGAGGTGTTAACGTCGCCGCGGCTGGCGGGCGACTGCAACGAGATCCAGCTGCACGCGGACGGCAGCTGGTCGGCGcacgcgccgccgccgcgcgtGCCGCAGGTGGCGCCCGCCGCCGAGCCCGTCACGCTCATACCGGATGATCTAG AAGTGATACCACTGGACAGTAATGGAGCCAAGAAGGCGGCGGTCGGTGAAAACCGAACGCCCAAATCTACAGAAGTATTGGTTGATCTCACGTCGGACTCGGAGGATGAGTTGCCACTGAAGAGGAAGACACCTGCGCCCAAGTCTTCACCAGCAGCACCCGTCACACCCAAAGAAGAGAGCTATTCCTCAAATG CAGCTGAAGCGGTGTCATCAAGCGGCTACCGGTCGCCGAGCGGCGCGTGCGGCGTCATCTCGCTGGACAGCCCCtcgccccccgcgccgccgTCGCCCCGCGCGTCTCTCGCGCACGCCGCGCACCCGCCGCACGCTGCGCACCCCCCGCACCCCGCGCACCCCACGCACCCGCCCGACGAGCCCGACAAGCAGACTGAACACT GTACAAGTAATAGTGCCAGTGAGGAGAACGAAACATCACCGTCACATTGGGCTCCATACGCCGACTCTGCGCGGGATTCGCACGATTATAGAAG GTACTGA
- the LOC119831796 gene encoding E3 SUMO-protein ligase PIAS3 isoform X2 codes for MVKTRSSARVVNAAQSAPATNGNSSEIRTKNKVYSRNNQGIQSGATGTNSQGKDPLAPALQGSRNMYQHPVGHQNPMYASSMYHGYGGSGGATLAPMPSPSPSAQIPPPFPVHPDVKFKKLPFYDVLAELMKPSTMMPMQAGRMQEGTFIFHLTPQQATEIASGKDVVGTSNKLDYVIQAQLRFCLLETSCEQEDYFPPSVNVKVNNKMCPLPNPIPTNKPTPEPKRPPRPVNISSLVKLSPTVANTIHVSWAADFTRAYVLSVFMVKKLTSAELLQRLKNKGTKNPDYTRSLIKEKLSEDYDSEIATTSLRVSLMCPLGKMRMSCPCRPANCPHLQCFDASLFLQMNERKPTWLCPVCDRPAPYDSLVVDGYFQEVLTSPRLAGDCNEIQLHADGSWSAHAPPPRVPQVAPAAEPVTLIPDDLEVIPLDSNGAKKAAVGENRTPKSTEVLVDLTSDSEDELPLKRKTPAPKSSPAAPVTPKEESYSSNAAEAVSSSGYRSPSGACGVISLDSPSPPAPPSPRASLAHAAHPPHAAHPPHPAHPTHPPDEPDKQTEHCTSNSASEENETSPSHWAPYADSARDSHDYRRY; via the exons ATGGTTAAAACACGGTCTTCAGCGAGGGTAGTCAACGCTGCCCAGAGTGCACCAGCCACAAATGGAAACTCCTCTGAAATAAGAACCAAAAATAAGGTCTATTCTAG GAACAACCAGGGGATACAGTCTGGTGCAACGGGCACAAACTCCCAAGGCAAAGATCCACTGGCGCCCGCGCTCCAGGGCTCCCGCAACATGTACCAACACCCAGTG GGCCACCAGAACCCGATGTACGCGAGTAGCATGTACCACGGGTACGGTGGGTCGGGTGGCGCCACCCTTGCACCGATGCCCTCCCCCTCGCCCTCCGCGCAGATACCGCCGCCCTTCCCTGTGCATCCGGATGTTAAGTTCAAGAA GCTACCATTCTATGATGTGTTGGCGGAACTCATGAAGCCCTCTACCATGATGCCGATGCAGGCGGGTCGTATGCAAGAAGGCACCTTCATATTCCACCTCACACCACAACAAGCCACCGAAATCGCTTCAGGGAAAGACGTCGTTGGAACTAGTAATAAACTGGATTATGTTATTCag gCGCAGCTACGATTTTGCCTATTAGAAACTTCATGTGAACAAGAAGATTACTTCCCACCTAGTGTTAATGttaaagtaaacaataaaatgtgtcCACTACca AATCCAATCCCCACGAACAAACCCACACCAGAACCAAAGCGACCTCCCCGGCCAGTCAATATCTCGTCTCTCGTCAAACTGTCACCAACTGTAGCGAACACGATACACGTGTCGTGGGCGGCTGACTTCACGAGAGCTTATGTACTCAGCGTGTTTATGGTTAAGAAGCTAACGTCAGCAGAATTGTTGCAGCGGTTAAAGAATAAGGGGACAAAGAATCCAGATTACACTAGATCACTCA TCAAAGAGAAGCTTTCGGAGGACTACGACAGCGAGATAGCGACGACGTCCCTCCGCGTCTCGCTGATGTGTCCGCTGGGCAAGATGCGCATGTCGTGCCCGTGCCGGCCCGCGAACTGCCCGCACCTGCAGTGCTTCGACGCGTCGCTGTTCCTGCAGATGAACGAGAGGAAACCCACGTGGCTGTGCCCCGTGTGCGACCGCCCGGCGCCTTATGATTCCCTGGTAGTAGATGG GTACTTCCAAGAGGTGTTAACGTCGCCGCGGCTGGCGGGCGACTGCAACGAGATCCAGCTGCACGCGGACGGCAGCTGGTCGGCGcacgcgccgccgccgcgcgtGCCGCAGGTGGCGCCCGCCGCCGAGCCCGTCACGCTCATACCGGATGATCTAG AAGTGATACCACTGGACAGTAATGGAGCCAAGAAGGCGGCGGTCGGTGAAAACCGAACGCCCAAATCTACAGAAGTATTGGTTGATCTCACGTCGGACTCGGAGGATGAGTTGCCACTGAAGAGGAAGACACCTGCGCCCAAGTCTTCACCAGCAGCACCCGTCACACCCAAAGAAGAGAGCTATTCCTCAAATG CAGCTGAAGCGGTGTCATCAAGCGGCTACCGGTCGCCGAGCGGCGCGTGCGGCGTCATCTCGCTGGACAGCCCCtcgccccccgcgccgccgTCGCCCCGCGCGTCTCTCGCGCACGCCGCGCACCCGCCGCACGCTGCGCACCCCCCGCACCCCGCGCACCCCACGCACCCGCCCGACGAGCCCGACAAGCAGACTGAACACT GTACAAGTAATAGTGCCAGTGAGGAGAACGAAACATCACCGTCACATTGGGCTCCATACGCCGACTCTGCGCGGGATTCGCACGATTATAGAAG GTACTGA
- the LOC119831796 gene encoding E3 SUMO-protein ligase PIAS3 isoform X3 produces the protein MSRYYDYSSAIAWNNQGIQSGATGTNSQGKDPLAPALQGSRNMYQHPVVSGYSIVNNPQDSRSQTLPVTGHQNPMYASSMYHGYGGSGGATLAPMPSPSPSAQIPPPFPVHPDVKFKKLPFYDVLAELMKPSTMMPMQAGRMQEGTFIFHLTPQQATEIASGKDVVGTSNKLDYVIQAQLRFCLLETSCEQEDYFPPSVNVKVNNKMCPLPNPIPTNKPTPEPKRPPRPVNISSLVKLSPTVANTIHVSWAADFTRAYVLSVFMVKKLTSAELLQRLKNKGTKNPDYTRSLIKEKLSEDYDSEIATTSLRVSLMCPLGKMRMSCPCRPANCPHLQCFDASLFLQMNERKPTWLCPVCDRPAPYDSLVVDGYFQEVLTSPRLAGDCNEIQLHADGSWSAHAPPPRVPQVAPAAEPVTLIPDDLEVIPLDSNGAKKAAVGENRTPKSTEVLVDLTSDSEDELPLKRKTPAPKSSPAAPVTPKEESYSSNAAEAVSSSGYRSPSGACGVISLDSPSPPAPPSPRASLAHAAHPPHAAHPPHPAHPTHPPDEPDKQTEHCTSNSASEENETSPSHWAPYADSARDSHDYRRY, from the exons GAACAACCAGGGGATACAGTCTGGTGCAACGGGCACAAACTCCCAAGGCAAAGATCCACTGGCGCCCGCGCTCCAGGGCTCCCGCAACATGTACCAACACCCAGTGGTCAGTGGGTACAGTATAGTCAATAATCCACAGGATTCCAGGTCACAGACACTACCAGTCACG GGCCACCAGAACCCGATGTACGCGAGTAGCATGTACCACGGGTACGGTGGGTCGGGTGGCGCCACCCTTGCACCGATGCCCTCCCCCTCGCCCTCCGCGCAGATACCGCCGCCCTTCCCTGTGCATCCGGATGTTAAGTTCAAGAA GCTACCATTCTATGATGTGTTGGCGGAACTCATGAAGCCCTCTACCATGATGCCGATGCAGGCGGGTCGTATGCAAGAAGGCACCTTCATATTCCACCTCACACCACAACAAGCCACCGAAATCGCTTCAGGGAAAGACGTCGTTGGAACTAGTAATAAACTGGATTATGTTATTCag gCGCAGCTACGATTTTGCCTATTAGAAACTTCATGTGAACAAGAAGATTACTTCCCACCTAGTGTTAATGttaaagtaaacaataaaatgtgtcCACTACca AATCCAATCCCCACGAACAAACCCACACCAGAACCAAAGCGACCTCCCCGGCCAGTCAATATCTCGTCTCTCGTCAAACTGTCACCAACTGTAGCGAACACGATACACGTGTCGTGGGCGGCTGACTTCACGAGAGCTTATGTACTCAGCGTGTTTATGGTTAAGAAGCTAACGTCAGCAGAATTGTTGCAGCGGTTAAAGAATAAGGGGACAAAGAATCCAGATTACACTAGATCACTCA TCAAAGAGAAGCTTTCGGAGGACTACGACAGCGAGATAGCGACGACGTCCCTCCGCGTCTCGCTGATGTGTCCGCTGGGCAAGATGCGCATGTCGTGCCCGTGCCGGCCCGCGAACTGCCCGCACCTGCAGTGCTTCGACGCGTCGCTGTTCCTGCAGATGAACGAGAGGAAACCCACGTGGCTGTGCCCCGTGTGCGACCGCCCGGCGCCTTATGATTCCCTGGTAGTAGATGG GTACTTCCAAGAGGTGTTAACGTCGCCGCGGCTGGCGGGCGACTGCAACGAGATCCAGCTGCACGCGGACGGCAGCTGGTCGGCGcacgcgccgccgccgcgcgtGCCGCAGGTGGCGCCCGCCGCCGAGCCCGTCACGCTCATACCGGATGATCTAG AAGTGATACCACTGGACAGTAATGGAGCCAAGAAGGCGGCGGTCGGTGAAAACCGAACGCCCAAATCTACAGAAGTATTGGTTGATCTCACGTCGGACTCGGAGGATGAGTTGCCACTGAAGAGGAAGACACCTGCGCCCAAGTCTTCACCAGCAGCACCCGTCACACCCAAAGAAGAGAGCTATTCCTCAAATG CAGCTGAAGCGGTGTCATCAAGCGGCTACCGGTCGCCGAGCGGCGCGTGCGGCGTCATCTCGCTGGACAGCCCCtcgccccccgcgccgccgTCGCCCCGCGCGTCTCTCGCGCACGCCGCGCACCCGCCGCACGCTGCGCACCCCCCGCACCCCGCGCACCCCACGCACCCGCCCGACGAGCCCGACAAGCAGACTGAACACT GTACAAGTAATAGTGCCAGTGAGGAGAACGAAACATCACCGTCACATTGGGCTCCATACGCCGACTCTGCGCGGGATTCGCACGATTATAGAAG GTACTGA
- the LOC119831796 gene encoding E3 SUMO-protein ligase PIAS3 isoform X4: protein MSRYYDYSSAIAWNNQGIQSGATGTNSQGKDPLAPALQGSRNMYQHPVGHQNPMYASSMYHGYGGSGGATLAPMPSPSPSAQIPPPFPVHPDVKFKKLPFYDVLAELMKPSTMMPMQAGRMQEGTFIFHLTPQQATEIASGKDVVGTSNKLDYVIQAQLRFCLLETSCEQEDYFPPSVNVKVNNKMCPLPNPIPTNKPTPEPKRPPRPVNISSLVKLSPTVANTIHVSWAADFTRAYVLSVFMVKKLTSAELLQRLKNKGTKNPDYTRSLIKEKLSEDYDSEIATTSLRVSLMCPLGKMRMSCPCRPANCPHLQCFDASLFLQMNERKPTWLCPVCDRPAPYDSLVVDGYFQEVLTSPRLAGDCNEIQLHADGSWSAHAPPPRVPQVAPAAEPVTLIPDDLEVIPLDSNGAKKAAVGENRTPKSTEVLVDLTSDSEDELPLKRKTPAPKSSPAAPVTPKEESYSSNAAEAVSSSGYRSPSGACGVISLDSPSPPAPPSPRASLAHAAHPPHAAHPPHPAHPTHPPDEPDKQTEHCTSNSASEENETSPSHWAPYADSARDSHDYRRY from the exons GAACAACCAGGGGATACAGTCTGGTGCAACGGGCACAAACTCCCAAGGCAAAGATCCACTGGCGCCCGCGCTCCAGGGCTCCCGCAACATGTACCAACACCCAGTG GGCCACCAGAACCCGATGTACGCGAGTAGCATGTACCACGGGTACGGTGGGTCGGGTGGCGCCACCCTTGCACCGATGCCCTCCCCCTCGCCCTCCGCGCAGATACCGCCGCCCTTCCCTGTGCATCCGGATGTTAAGTTCAAGAA GCTACCATTCTATGATGTGTTGGCGGAACTCATGAAGCCCTCTACCATGATGCCGATGCAGGCGGGTCGTATGCAAGAAGGCACCTTCATATTCCACCTCACACCACAACAAGCCACCGAAATCGCTTCAGGGAAAGACGTCGTTGGAACTAGTAATAAACTGGATTATGTTATTCag gCGCAGCTACGATTTTGCCTATTAGAAACTTCATGTGAACAAGAAGATTACTTCCCACCTAGTGTTAATGttaaagtaaacaataaaatgtgtcCACTACca AATCCAATCCCCACGAACAAACCCACACCAGAACCAAAGCGACCTCCCCGGCCAGTCAATATCTCGTCTCTCGTCAAACTGTCACCAACTGTAGCGAACACGATACACGTGTCGTGGGCGGCTGACTTCACGAGAGCTTATGTACTCAGCGTGTTTATGGTTAAGAAGCTAACGTCAGCAGAATTGTTGCAGCGGTTAAAGAATAAGGGGACAAAGAATCCAGATTACACTAGATCACTCA TCAAAGAGAAGCTTTCGGAGGACTACGACAGCGAGATAGCGACGACGTCCCTCCGCGTCTCGCTGATGTGTCCGCTGGGCAAGATGCGCATGTCGTGCCCGTGCCGGCCCGCGAACTGCCCGCACCTGCAGTGCTTCGACGCGTCGCTGTTCCTGCAGATGAACGAGAGGAAACCCACGTGGCTGTGCCCCGTGTGCGACCGCCCGGCGCCTTATGATTCCCTGGTAGTAGATGG GTACTTCCAAGAGGTGTTAACGTCGCCGCGGCTGGCGGGCGACTGCAACGAGATCCAGCTGCACGCGGACGGCAGCTGGTCGGCGcacgcgccgccgccgcgcgtGCCGCAGGTGGCGCCCGCCGCCGAGCCCGTCACGCTCATACCGGATGATCTAG AAGTGATACCACTGGACAGTAATGGAGCCAAGAAGGCGGCGGTCGGTGAAAACCGAACGCCCAAATCTACAGAAGTATTGGTTGATCTCACGTCGGACTCGGAGGATGAGTTGCCACTGAAGAGGAAGACACCTGCGCCCAAGTCTTCACCAGCAGCACCCGTCACACCCAAAGAAGAGAGCTATTCCTCAAATG CAGCTGAAGCGGTGTCATCAAGCGGCTACCGGTCGCCGAGCGGCGCGTGCGGCGTCATCTCGCTGGACAGCCCCtcgccccccgcgccgccgTCGCCCCGCGCGTCTCTCGCGCACGCCGCGCACCCGCCGCACGCTGCGCACCCCCCGCACCCCGCGCACCCCACGCACCCGCCCGACGAGCCCGACAAGCAGACTGAACACT GTACAAGTAATAGTGCCAGTGAGGAGAACGAAACATCACCGTCACATTGGGCTCCATACGCCGACTCTGCGCGGGATTCGCACGATTATAGAAG GTACTGA